TTGGTAAATGGGTATGGGATGATGCATATAGTGATCAGGTAAACCGTTGAAGGCGTAGTATTCGTTACGGTTATCATCATTCACGTCATACCCAGCCATAACTAGCACGATCTCATCTGCTGGGGGGCGTGGTGTTGGGGGATCAATAATAAACATCCCATATAGCCCCTTGGCAATGTGACGAGTAACTGGTTCAATATGGCAGTGGTACAAGTGAACACCATAGGGTTCAGCATCAAATTCATAAATTGTGGCGCTACCATGTCTAACTGGGCGAACACCGTCCATTTCCGCCGGATGAGTGCCATGAAAATGTAAAGAGTGAGAATGTCCGGCTTGGTTGAGAAACAGCACCCGCACGCGATCGCCTTGTTTTGCTCGTAGGGTTGGTCCTGGTATTCGACCGTTTAAATCCCAAATATTGTAGGAGACAGCGCTATTGAGTTGAATTGTGGAAGTACCCGCAGTTAATTCAAATTCTCGGATAGTCCGCCCATTTTCTTGCTTAATTGTCCCATAATCAAACTCTCTGAGCATCTTCATGGGGTGAGCAAGGCCTTCAGTTGCTTCCATCTCTATAGACGGTACTCTTACCTTTAAGTTATTTTGTAAATTCAGCAAATGCCAAAGTGCTGCTGTACTCGTCACCCCAGCACCTGCTAACCCCAGTTTCAGCAGTTGGCGACGGCTCCACAGTTTTTCCTGATCGAGAGCAAAGTTGTTGGGCATGACATAATCAGCACAAATAGTAAAAATTTGCAATTACTTTTGTGTATATGGGATTAAAAAGTTATTGTCAATAATTATCAATAATTTGCAAAATCTGCTTGAGCAGATAACTCAAATCCAAGAAAGTCTTATAATTCACTTTGAGAATAATTGGACTTTTGCATGGGGAACTTTTAATTTTTAAATTAAACTAAGTCTTTAATATACATCAATAGGGTAGAAAGATTGTTAAAAACCATTATCACGTCAAAACTTGGCTCACTAATCCTGATGGGGGTTCTCAGCTTTTACATGATTGTGGGAGCATCTAAACCAGCTTATGGGATGCACATTATGGAAGGCTACTTACCAGGGAATTGGGCAATTTTTTGGTGGGTGGTAGCATTACCATTTTTGGTTTTAGGATTGCGAGCGCTAACTCGGATCACCCAAGCCAATCCAGAATTAAAATTACTTTTAGCATTAGCAGGAGCCTTTGCTTTTGTTTTGTCAGCGCTGAAAATACCTTCAGTTACAGGTAGTTCTTCCCATCCTACAGGTACTGGCTTAGGAGCCGTATTATTTGGACCTTTAGCGATGTCTGTGTTAGGTACGCTGGTTTTGCTGTTTCAAGCCTTGCTGTTAGCACATGGCGGTTTAACAACACTGGGAGCGAATGCTTTTTCAATGGCGATCGCTGGTCCATTTGCCGCCTATTGGATATATCATCTGACAAAGGGGCTCACTGGTAAGCCCAGAATTGCCATATTTTTAGCCGCAGCTTTAGCAAATTTACTCACTTACATCATTACTTCTGTACAACTGGCTTTAGCTTTTCCTGCTCCTGTGGGTGGGTTTATGGCATCATTCGCCAAGTTTGCGGGCATTTTCGCTATTACTCAAGTGCCTTTGGCAATTAGCGAAGGATTGCTGACTGTATTGGTGTGGAACTGGTTACAATCTTACACGCCTCAAGAACTGGAACTATTGAATTTAATTAAAAGGGAACCCCAAAGTAATGAGTAAGTCTAAAACAAAATTGAGTAATTGGCTATTGGTAGTAGGAGTGATTACTTTAGCAGTTGCACCCTTAATATTTATCCGGGATGCAGAATTTGGTGGTGCGGATGGAGAAGCCGAAGCAGCGATTGGGGAAGTTCAGCCTGGATATGAACCTTGGTTTAAACCTGTTTTTGAACCGCCTAGTGGTGAAGTAGAAAGCTTGTTATTCACTTCTCAAGCTGCTTTGGGTGCTGGAGTAATTGGTTATGTGATTGGATTATATAAGGAGCGTAATCGACAGACAAGGAATAAAGGATGACGCTGCAAATAGATACTCTGGCTTATACTAATCGGTTGCGATGGTTAGCACCAGAGCAAAAATTATTATTTGCGATCGCCTTATTAATTCTCACAGCCTTTGCTCATCCCCCAATCCAAATTATAATTGCTATTTGGGTGAGTAGTTGGACAGTGATTTATGCCAAAATTCCCCTAACAATATATCTAAAATTAGTTTATATTGCTATTTTGTTCTGGTTAACAAGTTTCCCAGCTTTAGTAATTAATGGTATAGATATTAATTATTTAAATTTGATCCAAGATGATGCAATAATTGGGTTGAATGTTGGTGATTATTATATATATATTAGTCATTATGGAATAGAGCAAGGATGGACAATTTTAACACGAGCGATCGCTTCACTTTCTTGCTTATATTTTGTCATGTTAACTATCCCATTTACTGAACTTTTACAAACCTTGCGCCGCTTTGGTTTTCCAGTGATATTAACAGACATTTTATTATTAATGTACCGTTTTATTTTCGTCTTATTAAACACAGCTTCCGAAATTTGGTTTGCACAACAGTCTCGTAGTGGCTACCGCACTTTTAGCATTGGGATCAAAAGTTTATCGCTATTGATTGGACAACTACTCAGGCGCACCCTAGAGAACTATCGTCAAGTCTCTTTAAGTTTAGCTTCACGGGGTTTTAATGGCGAATTTAAAGTTTGGCATCCCCATCGTTATAATTTCTCCAAACGCTACGCCATAGAAGCAATTATCGGATATGTAGTTTTAATAGTATTAGAATGGGGCTAGAAACCGCAGGGCGTTCGTCAAAAGTCAAAAGTCAAAAGTCAAAAATATTTATTATTATCCTTTTGTTGTTTCGTTGTTTGCCTACTTATCAAGCCAATTTAGTAAGGGATTGCTCTGATAACTGATAACTGATAACTGATAACTGATAACTGATAACTGATAACTATGCAGCAATCTTTACTAGAATTTGAGCAAGTAGATTACACTTATCCTGGTACACAACAATCAGTTTTAAATAATTTAACACTGAAGATACCATCAAAAAAGAAATGTGCATTAATCGGTCAAAATGGTTGTGGAAAAACCACACTATTTTTATTAGCTAATGGTTTATATAAACCCCAAAAAGGAAATCTTAAATGGCAAGGAAAGCCGCTAAAATATGACCGTAAATCTTTGCTGGAATTACGCCAAAAAGTCGGTCTAATTTTTCAAGATCCAGAGCAACAATTGGTAGCCTCGACTGTTGAAGAAGATATTTCTTATGGTTTGTGTAATATGGGATTACCAACAGCAGAAATTCAACAACGCGTTGAGCAAGCCTTAGTTGAGTTTGGATTAACTGAATTAGCTCAAAGACCTGTACATCATCTCAGCTTGGGACAAAAAAAACGAGTTTCTATTGCTGATGTCATGGTGCTTAAACCAGAACTGCTATTACTAGATGAACCAACAGCATATCTAGATAGGTTGCATACCCGTAACTTAATGGCGACCCTAAAAAATATTCATGCTTCTGGAACAACCATATTAATGGCAACCCATGACCTGGATTTAGTATATCGTTGGGCAGACTGGGTGTTTGTCATGGATAGAGGACAACTTATGTTAGAAGGAAATCCCCAGGATGTCTTTAAGCAACGCGAAATGCTGGAAGAACTACAGTTAGGAGTACCACTAATATATGAAATGTTATTTACTGAAGAAATAGCCGAACAAAGACAACTTTGGGAACAACTGCACCAGAAAATATTAAAATTATTCCCTTATTTTTAGCCCAAATAAATTATCTATATTCTCCTAGAAATATATTCAAAAAAAATATCGAAAAGGGTGCGGTACAACATGAGATATCTAGCCCCAATTCATTGCAGATATCATTCAAAATAATTCTCTTTCCAAAGCGACATAGCTAATTAAACTGAGAGGATGTTTGAAAAGTCCTATTGTCGGTAGCAAAACATTATAGATCCCCCTAAATCCCCCTTTTTAAGGGGGACTTTAATTCCAATTCCCTGCTTCTACAAGTGCCTAAAATTACAGCCGACCAGTTTTCAAGCAACCTCTGACAATGGTATTTTTACTCATCTGTCCAGTTTCAGAAATAAAATTAAACATTACGATAAATAAGTATATTATTTAACGAAAAATTTATTGTTTAGATTCCCGGAATCACAGGATAGAATCCCCTTAGAGGGCATTGCAAAAGCAAGAGAAATTTTGTTTTCTATTAATGTGATGCCGTAATTACATTGTTTACAATGTGTGGGTCAACACATTCAATACAGGGTACATAATGCATATTCCTGATGGATTTCTTTCAGTTCCCGTAGCTGGGGCGACGAGTTTAGTGAGTGCTGTAGCACTGGTTGTGGCTTGCGGGCGATCGCAAGAAGCTTTTGGTATCCGTCGCGCCCCCATACTAGGCTTAACCACCGCTTTTATTTTTGCCGCTCAGATGGTCAATTTTCCCGTAGCAGGAGGCACTAGCGGTCACTTATTGGGGGGAACCTTAGCGGCGATAGTTTTGGGCAGTCCCTGGGCGGGAATGTTATGTATTGCCACAGTGTTCATTATTCAAGCTGTGCTATTTGCCGATGGTGGAATCACAGCCTTGGGAGCAAATATTTTAAATGCAGCCGTAATTTCTGTTTGGGTGGGCTGGGTGTTAACCCAAACCTTACAACGGCTATTTGGAGGCTCTAAAGGTCGCTTACCTCTGGCGGCTGGTATTGCTGCTGGTATCAGCATAGTTGTGGCATCTGTGGCTTGTGCCATTCAGTTAGTGCTTTCTGGAACAGCATCCGCAGGTATAGTTTTACCAGCTATGGCAGGAGTACATATTCTGATTGGGGTTGTGGAAGGATTGATTACTGGCGGTGTGGTAGCTTACCTAGCGACAGCCAGACCAGATTTACTTCCAGGGGAGGAGCAGAAATTTCAAGGATGGTTAGTACCTGTGATCAGCATTTTATTAGTTGCTGGTGTGTTATCTTTGGTGGCTTCAGGATGGCCTGACGGTTTGGAAAGAGTTGCAGAAAACGTAGGTTTTATAGATTTAGCCGAGCAAGTGCGAATAGAAGTGCCAACACCCTTAGCCGACTACGAAATTCCATCTTTAGGACTAATTGGTACGAGTATTGCGGGTTTGGTAGGATCTGTGGTGAGCTTTGGTGTAGCTTTTGGAATTGCCAAGGTAATGAAACCCAAAAATGCTTAAAATTGCTTTGCCGTTACGCTTGCATCTGTCTTTAGTAATTGTGGTAGGGGCAGCTTTATTAAACTATGATGCTTGGCTTTGCTTGGGCGTATATGGGGCGATCGCTGTTTTTTGGGCAGTATCTTTACGTGTACCCATTCCCCAGTTAGCAGGGCTACTCGGTACTGAATTAATTTTCCTCTCATTTATGGCATTACCCTTGGGATGGGAACGAGCGAGTTTTTTATTGGTGCGTTCCTTGGTTTCTCTGGTTACCATGAATACTTTTTTGTTAACTTTACCTCCCCATAGTTTCGGTATTGCCTTGAAAAGTTTACCCGTACCCGCACCTATTAAGGCTAATTTATTATTAGCCGGGCAGTACCTAGAAATTTTGCTCGATGAAGTTACACGAATGCAGCGCAGCGCTCAATTGCGGGGTTTAAATGGTGCGGTGTCATGGTTGCGCTACACCAGTGCGGCGATGATTGGAGCCTTGTATCTCCGCAGTTTAGATAGAGCAGAGCGTGTTTATGCTGCAATGGTAATTCGTGGTTACAATGGGCAGTTACCTGTAGATGCAACATTCAAACCAAAAGAGCGTTTTGCCTTATTAGTAGCTTGGGCGATCGCAGCGTGCTTGACCATAACTTCTTACAAGATTACCCGGTAAGCGTAAAGCTCAGTGTCTTTAGACCTGAGATATAAGCGACACGGGCAGTTCGACTTCGCTCACTGACCACGAATTTATTCGCCTAATTCATTGACTGGTAACAGTAGATGTGATAGAGTCGCAAGAATTCTAGAATTTAAGTATAACTAAACGACGTAAAAACTTAACTTATGTGGTTGAGTGCGTAGTCATACCTAACGGTATTACAGTTTAGGAAAGCTAAATTTGGGGAAAAATGAAATGCTAAAATCGAGTACGGTAGGGATCCGGTCATTAACGCTTTAGGAGAATCGACCTCTGTTTTTGTTGGAGTAATCCAGCAATTGTAAGTTTGCTCATTGATTAAAGAATCTCAGGTCTAAAGACGCTGAGAGTGTCAAAAAATTTAGTGCAGCTATCTTGAAATCTTTGACTTTTGATCCCCAAGTTCCCACAGATAAACGTGTAGTTGAGGTACAAAATCTGGTATATGCCTATGCTAACCAGGAACCAGTATTGCAAGAACTTTCCTTTACCTTGAATGCAGGCGATCGCGTGGCGTTAATGGGTGCAACTGGTTCTGGTAAAAGCACCTTATTGGAAAACCTGATGGGTTTAAAACAACCCCGTTCAGGGAAAATTTTGATTAATGGTATCCCCATAGAACCGAAAACGCTCCCCCAAGTGCGGCGTTACATTGGTTTTAGCTTTCAAGATGCCAATGACCAACTATTTATGCCCACCATCTTAGAAGATATTACCTTTGGACCACGCAATTACGGTGTTCCCCCAGCCATAGCTATTGATCGCGCCAGGGAATTATTAACAGATTTTGGTCTAGAAGCCTACGCTCACCGTTCCGCTCATGAACTTTCTGGAGGACAAAGACGACTTGCGGCTTTAGCGGCGATTTTAGCCCTAGATCCGACAATTCTGATTTTAGATGAACCAACTAACGGACTTGATCCCGCATGGCGACGGCACTTAGCGCAAGTATTATTAAAGTTGCCAGTGCAGGTAATGTTAATTGCTTCCCATGAATTACATTGGTTAGGAAAAGTGACTCAACGTGCTTTGGTGCTATCTGGTGGACGCATTCAAATAGACAGTGAGATTCAAGCACTTTTGCAAGAGAAAGATACTTTAAACCAGTTGAATTTGCCAGTTGATTGGTGATTAGGGAACACCAGAACATAAATTAGGGACTTCCAATTAAAAAAACATTCCATCGCTGAGGTAAGCAGGGGAGCACCGGAGCACCGGAGCAGGGGGGATAAAGAACAAATATGGTCTGATGAAATGGGGCAATTTATTTTCTGGACATCCCTTATTCTATTTTGTGGGAGAGGGCAAGGACTGCCCGTCCGTGGCTTAGGAGCAATTATTAGCTAAAATTGTTTGGGTTTTACAGGTGTTGAGGAATTATCTGTGTGGCGTAAGTTGATTGTGATGGCTCCTGTGAGTTTGAGTATTGCTTTACTGGTTAGTAGTTGTGAGGATAAAGTTACCCAATGTCAGCGACTAATTCAGGTGGTGAATGCCGGGAATTCTTTGATTGAGCAAAATAAAGGAGAGCAGGTGGTAACTAGTTTGCAACTCTCAAAGGATTTGCAAGTGATCACCAAATCTTTAGAAGAACTGAATTTTTCAGACCCAAATCTCCAAGAATTTCAAAGCAGTTTTGCCAGCATATTCGAGAATCTTAGTCAAGCGATCGCTAAAGCTTCTCTTGCCCTTGGTGTCGCTAAAAGTGCGGAAGCATCTCCAACGGGTAGGGAAAAACTCCAAAAGGCGAGAACAGAAATTGATACATCTCTCACAGCAGCTGAAACTGCTGCTAAAAAATCGGATACCTTAGCAGAAGACTTGAATAAATATTGCGGACAGTCCCAGTAAATATATTTATTGCTGTTCGGGCGGGTTTATGAAGAATTTCGACAGACAACAGACTGACTGTCAAAACCCGCCCCTACTCAGTTTCTACTCAGCATTTTACTGTATGGGCAAATTATTTGGGTCGATACCTTGCGATCGCAAATAAGCCATGAGCCGTTCTTTTTCTTGGCGTTCCTGTTCAGCACGTAGGCGTTCTTGTTCCAGTCGTTCTACAGCCCAAGGTAACAAGTTACCACTCTGATCCCACCAGCGCAACCAATAACCTGTTCTAGCTTCTTTTATACCTTGCCAAGTACCCAAAAATAAGTTCATCGCCGAAACCCAATGAAAACCATTTTCATCGGGTTGTTTTAATTCGTAGCGACCATTTTCCAGGTGATAAAATTCCAGCAAACCACCATTGGGATCAAAAATTACATAGACAGGAACCTGTAAGATTTGCTCGTAAAAAAACCATTTTCCTGGCGGATAGGTTCGCTTGACAGAATATTCTT
The window above is part of the Nodularia spumigena CCY9414 genome. Proteins encoded here:
- a CDS encoding energy-coupling factor ABC transporter ATP-binding protein gives rise to the protein MQQSLLEFEQVDYTYPGTQQSVLNNLTLKIPSKKKCALIGQNGCGKTTLFLLANGLYKPQKGNLKWQGKPLKYDRKSLLELRQKVGLIFQDPEQQLVASTVEEDISYGLCNMGLPTAEIQQRVEQALVEFGLTELAQRPVHHLSLGQKKRVSIADVMVLKPELLLLDEPTAYLDRLHTRNLMATLKNIHASGTTILMATHDLDLVYRWADWVFVMDRGQLMLEGNPQDVFKQREMLEELQLGVPLIYEMLFTEEIAEQRQLWEQLHQKILKLFPYF
- a CDS encoding Uma2 family endonuclease; translated protein: MATQLGKTKELQHPVISWEALPEDFQLEDEPVENTGQPILAGALRESLEISGFIQPQMLIASNFGLCATVNGQFIVKAPDWVYVSTVNEVLGDRKSYTPNLQGDVPAVVMEFLSDTDGEEYSVKRTYPPGKWFFYEQILQVPVYVIFDPNGGLLEFYHLENGRYELKQPDENGFHWVSAMNLFLGTWQGIKEARTGYWLRWWDQSGNLLPWAVERLEQERLRAEQERQEKERLMAYLRSQGIDPNNLPIQ
- a CDS encoding energy-coupling factor ABC transporter ATP-binding protein → MKSLTFDPQVPTDKRVVEVQNLVYAYANQEPVLQELSFTLNAGDRVALMGATGSGKSTLLENLMGLKQPRSGKILINGIPIEPKTLPQVRRYIGFSFQDANDQLFMPTILEDITFGPRNYGVPPAIAIDRARELLTDFGLEAYAHRSAHELSGGQRRLAALAAILALDPTILILDEPTNGLDPAWRRHLAQVLLKLPVQVMLIASHELHWLGKVTQRALVLSGGRIQIDSEIQALLQEKDTLNQLNLPVDW
- a CDS encoding energy-coupling factor transporter transmembrane component T family protein, with translation MLKIALPLRLHLSLVIVVGAALLNYDAWLCLGVYGAIAVFWAVSLRVPIPQLAGLLGTELIFLSFMALPLGWERASFLLVRSLVSLVTMNTFLLTLPPHSFGIALKSLPVPAPIKANLLLAGQYLEILLDEVTRMQRSAQLRGLNGAVSWLRYTSAAMIGALYLRSLDRAERVYAAMVIRGYNGQLPVDATFKPKERFALLVAWAIAACLTITSYKITR
- a CDS encoding energy-coupling factor ABC transporter permease, yielding MGVLSFYMIVGASKPAYGMHIMEGYLPGNWAIFWWVVALPFLVLGLRALTRITQANPELKLLLALAGAFAFVLSALKIPSVTGSSSHPTGTGLGAVLFGPLAMSVLGTLVLLFQALLLAHGGLTTLGANAFSMAIAGPFAAYWIYHLTKGLTGKPRIAIFLAAALANLLTYIITSVQLALAFPAPVGGFMASFAKFAGIFAITQVPLAISEGLLTVLVWNWLQSYTPQELELLNLIKREPQSNE
- a CDS encoding multicopper oxidase domain-containing protein; amino-acid sequence: MPNNFALDQEKLWSRRQLLKLGLAGAGVTSTAALWHLLNLQNNLKVRVPSIEMEATEGLAHPMKMLREFDYGTIKQENGRTIREFELTAGTSTIQLNSAVSYNIWDLNGRIPGPTLRAKQGDRVRVLFLNQAGHSHSLHFHGTHPAEMDGVRPVRHGSATIYEFDAEPYGVHLYHCHIEPVTRHIAKGLYGMFIIDPPTPRPPADEIVLVMAGYDVNDDNRNEYYAFNGLPDHYMHHPIPIYQDQLIRLYVLNIIEFDPAVTFHLHANFFDVYRSGMTLTPSEKTDVITMGVAERHILEFAFRYPGKYMFHPHQDAIAEKGCMGEFEVIAT
- a CDS encoding energy-coupling factor ABC transporter substrate-binding protein is translated as MSKSKTKLSNWLLVVGVITLAVAPLIFIRDAEFGGADGEAEAAIGEVQPGYEPWFKPVFEPPSGEVESLLFTSQAALGAGVIGYVIGLYKERNRQTRNKG
- a CDS encoding energy-coupling factor ABC transporter permease; this translates as MHIPDGFLSVPVAGATSLVSAVALVVACGRSQEAFGIRRAPILGLTTAFIFAAQMVNFPVAGGTSGHLLGGTLAAIVLGSPWAGMLCIATVFIIQAVLFADGGITALGANILNAAVISVWVGWVLTQTLQRLFGGSKGRLPLAAGIAAGISIVVASVACAIQLVLSGTASAGIVLPAMAGVHILIGVVEGLITGGVVAYLATARPDLLPGEEQKFQGWLVPVISILLVAGVLSLVASGWPDGLERVAENVGFIDLAEQVRIEVPTPLADYEIPSLGLIGTSIAGLVGSVVSFGVAFGIAKVMKPKNA
- the cbiQ gene encoding cobalt ECF transporter T component CbiQ, producing MTLQIDTLAYTNRLRWLAPEQKLLFAIALLILTAFAHPPIQIIIAIWVSSWTVIYAKIPLTIYLKLVYIAILFWLTSFPALVINGIDINYLNLIQDDAIIGLNVGDYYIYISHYGIEQGWTILTRAIASLSCLYFVMLTIPFTELLQTLRRFGFPVILTDILLLMYRFIFVLLNTASEIWFAQQSRSGYRTFSIGIKSLSLLIGQLLRRTLENYRQVSLSLASRGFNGEFKVWHPHRYNFSKRYAIEAIIGYVVLIVLEWG